aaagatgatgctgtgacagtgctgcactcaatatgccagtaaatttggaaaactcagcagcggccaaagaactggaaaagtcttcattccaattgtgaagaaaggcaatgccagagaatgctcaaactaccgcacaattgcactcatctcatatactagcaaaataatgctcaaaactctccaaaccaggcttcaacagtatgtgaactgtgaacttccagatgtttaagttggatttagaaaaggcagaggaaccagagatcaaattgccaacatctgttagatcatcaaaaaagcaagacagttccagagaaacatctacttctgctttattgactatgccaaagcctttgtgtggatcacaacaaactggaaaattcttcaagagatggggatagcagaccacctgacatgcctcctgagaaatctgtatgcaggtcaagaagcacagttagaactggacatgaaacaacagactggttccaaatcgggaaaggaatatgtcaaggttgtatattgtcaccctgcttatttaacttatatgcagagtacatcatgcaaaatcccagcctggatgaagcacaagctggaatcaagattgctgggagaaatatcaataatctcagatatgcagatgacaccacccttacggcagaaagcgaagaactgaagagcctcttgatgaaagtgaaagactggagtgaaaaagttgggttaaaactcaacattcagaaaactaagatcatggcatctggtcccatcagttcacggcaaatagatggggaaacagtaacaggcttcattttagggggctccaaaatcactgctgatggtgactacagccatgaaattaaaagatgattactccttggaagaaaagctatgatcaacctagacagcatattaaaaagcagagacattattttggcaacaaaagtctgtgtagtcaaagctatggtttttccagtagtcatatatggatgtgagagttggactgtaaaaaaagataagtgctgaagaattaatgctttcaaactgtggtgttggagaagactcttgagagccccttggacagcaaggggctgtccccatctatttgccatgaactgatgggacagatgccatcaaaccagtccatcctaaaggaaatcagtcctgaatattcattggaaggactgatgctgaagctgaaagtccagtactttggccacctgatgctaagaactgacttattggaaaagaccctgatgctgggaaagattgaaagcaggaggagaaggagataaaagaggatgagatggttggatggcatcaccaattcaatggacatgagtttgagtaaactctgggagttggtgatggacagggaggcctggcgtgctccagtccataggattgaaaagagtcagacatgactgagtgactggactgactgactgacatgcAACAATATAATCCTTGATTGgattctggattttaaaaaagctCTAAAAGACATCTTTGGAAAAATTGGAGACATGTAAATATGGACTATATATtaacaaaaacttattttttgaaTGTGAGAATTGTAGTTAGTTATATAGGAGAATGCCCTTGTTCTTAGGGCAATACAAGCTAAAATATAGAGGGGTGAAAGTTCACAATGCCTTCAACTAACTTTCAAATGATTCAACAACAAACACATGTATAGTTATACAGAGATTTTCAAAACATAGCAAAAAATTTAACATTTGAGAGGTGAAGGGTATTCTTACAATTTTTCTATTGGTTTGAACATTTCCAAAATAAAGTGATAGGAAAGTTAACTTAATCTAAGCAGTAGTTATAAGGGCATTAACGtatgtttttaaaacacaaaacattgagctgtacacttaagatttgcacttttgtttttgttttcatacctTTTGTATTTTATACCTTAACAATAAGTGAGGGGGGAACAATGGCTCCCTGTCTGCTAGGTGAAATACGGATTCTGATATGGCTTGGTTTTGGAGACAATCGTTTTCCTGGCCCTGGGCTCTACCTCATGAAAGCACAGTGCCTGATACACACTAGGCTCTGGCTCAGTAGATATCTGTTCAGTTAATCAAGTTCAGCCACCAATTGTCCTATCTTATCTTgcctctcctccacctcctccctttCCTGATCATTTTTCtgctgttaaaaaacaaaattcaactgagtaaattCTAAAGATCTTATTGACTTCATTCAACAATTTATAAATCAGGACACATCCAGTCTAGCACTTGGAAAGGCACTCTGAGGAACTGTAAAAAATGAAAGGCTTTTATAGGTAGAAGGAACAAGAAATTAAACTAGGCAAAAGGCAGATTGGTTATGACCAGGTTACTTTCCTTTAGGGAACGGTAGAGGATCTGTCAGGTAGATGACATAACTAGTACTGATCAGGCAACTCCTGATTAACTTATTTAAGATCCCATTTCTGGGAGAGGCAAAACTGTAATGAAGTCTCCCTTTGGTGATGTGGGGCTTAGCTAAGCAACTCAATTTTGGACCTGCTGCTGTGTTTGTAACATCACTCTAAAAGAGCTttactcttgggacttccctagtggtccagtggttaagaatccacctgccagtgcaggggacacggattcgacccctggtccaggcggatcccacatgtcatggagcaacctgtgtgcgccacaactactgaatccatgcaccctagagcccatgcttagCAACAAGCAAAGCCAGGGCAATGAGAAGCGGCACACCAAAATGAGAGAGCagaccccgctcaccacaactagagaaagcccacagcaactgaagacccagagcaaccaaaaaatagataatagatttaaaaacaaaacaaaacacagcttTACTCTCAACTTTGAAGCACTTAAAATAATTTCAGCAATTCTTTTATATACTCGGTGAAAGCAATTATCTAAATTTTCGGAGCTCTAAATCTGTTCAACCCTCACAATCACCCTATGAGGTTGGTAAGAAACTGGGGCTCATACAGATTATTAATTACCCAGGGACACGCTGATCCAAGTAGTGGGTCCGGAATTCGAATTTAAGCTTTACTCAGGGTCCACACTTTAAACACTCCAGCTATTTTAACTATGTCCCCAAAAATCTGACCACAAGATAAATCTTCAAATTGTGCTTACTGAGGCCTGCGCTAATTTTTACAGAAAACACAAGACATCTCCCAGACTGTGAAAACAGTGACTGGTAGCCGGAGGCACTTACTAAAAAATGGTTTCTCGAAGCCGATCAGTTAAGAAGGGAACATACGACTCCAGCCCCTAAGCGGCGCTGTCCTCATCCGAGGACCAGGGTGACCCGCAAGATTAAACCTAAACCTTTAGAGCAGGATCGACTCTCAGGACTGCAAGTCGCAGGCGGAGGCCCCGCCCCATTCAGGGCGCGCGCGCATGCGCCCTACAGGCCCGGCCGGCCCCGCCCCTTGCTACTCCGGCTCCCACCTCCGTTCAGGTAGGGGGCGGTGTGCGGGCGAGGGGCGTCTCCTGAGGGCGGGACTGGAGCGCGAGTCTCAGGTGTTGCGGCTCTTTCGTCGGAGGCCCAGCTTTCTACCCCGCCCGGAGCTGTTTCTGCGGCTGCGGGTTCAGGGGTGGGGGCACTCGCTGGGTCGAGGGGCCGCCAAACCGCTGTCTGGGACCAGTCCGCGCCGACTCCTTTGTGTTACACGAGTCCTGGGGTCCCCGCACCACTCCAGCCCCGGCACTCGGGCCCTCGTCCATTCCCAGCCGGAGTCGGGTGTCCTGGGTAGCTTGAGGACACGGAGCTGGGCAGGTGCCGAGAGCACGccgcctctctccctccttccccttcttaCCGCTCGGTTCCACCCGGTCAGGCCGAGCCACTCGGCCCCCGAAGCGAGGGGCCTCTGGGGCCTCCGAGCGGCCAACTGCTCCGCTTGCGCCCACGCCTTCTGCTCCGGTTGCTTTCCCCACCGAGCCGAAAAGCTGGGGACGTATTGCCGGGGCCCTAGGAAGCGGGGCACTTGGGCACTGCGCCGGGAGTCCGCCGCTGCACCTTCCCGCCCACGGGCTGTCCAGTCACAGTCCCTGAAGCCCCAGCCTGCCAGACCGGAGCCCATACTGACGTCAAGGGTAAAGGCGATCAGACCTCAGCCCCTAGCAGGGCTTTCGATGTGACACTGTGTGTCTTGAGCTGGGGAGTTTCTCCTGCCTTCCCTTGCTTACAGTTCTGCAACTATCAATAAACAGTTACGCCCCATCGTGTGCCAAGAAGCATCGGGAGTTAAGGGCTTGAAGTCAGCTGTGGAAGACTTGGAAGAGAGGTTGTTTGGAGTTCGTGTCTGATTGAATGTGTATGTGTAGAAACTAACCCAGCACCTAGTGCAGTGCCTCGCAACCAGTAATCCCTCAATAAAATTTCCCTGAATGAATGAGGTAAGTGGCTGAGGAAGCCGGCTGGATcatcccacccctgcctcccctgggcgcaAGGAGACAAAAGTAATTAGGCTAAGTCTTTAATCACCGCTGGTCTCATAGGCTCGCGGAGGCGGAAGCGCCGTGAAAGAAATCCTGGGGACACCGGGTGCTGGCCCAGGTCAGGGACACTGCCTTCCCTCCCGAACCCCCTCCAGCCCCCACAGCTTGGGCGTCAGTAATCTCCTATTTTCTTGTCTCCCTCAGGACACCGGGTTCCCTAGGAGCCGCCCCAGGCTTAATGATTGTCCAGAAGGAGGCTATAAAGGGAGCCGGGGAGGCtgggtggaggagggaacagAAAAAGCCTAACTCAGCAGACCTGGCACTGAGAGCCCGCCAGCCCCAGCCGTGGTCAGAGACTCTGTGTCCCAGCCAGTAGGGCCTGCTCCTTGCCACCATGGCAGCCCGAGGCTACGGCTATTACCGAACCGTGATCTTCTCGGCCATGTTTGGAGGCTACAGCCTGTACTACTTCAACCGCAAGACCTTCTCCTTTGTCATGCCATCGTTGGTGGAGGAGATCCCTCTGGACAAAGATGACTTGGGTGAGTCCTGGCAGGGCAGGGTGATGGGCTCAGGAACACAGGACCAGCAGGACAAGCTGAGTGTCTGTGCAGTGTGGTGGGTATAGGCACGGAACGTGTGTGGATTGCCTGCACAGCTGAGGCCAAGGGACAGTGCATGTGCAGGATGAGGAAGCTCTGAGATCCATGTCAGTGGGCACAGGTAAAGGACAGTGGGTATGGTCTGTGCATGTCTGACGGCTGCATttctcatgtgtgtgtgcatgtgtgcctgtgACCAACAGGTGTCCCAGAGACAGTGTGTGTCAAGGGGATTCTGAGCAGTTTCTGCATCTCTGTGGGTGCAGGCTTAGACCACAGGGTGAGTGCTGGCTGCTGACATTGTGAGCACTGGAAACCAGGGAGTTGGCACAAGGACTCCATGTGGTCTAGCAGGCTAGCCCTTCAGGAGGAATAAGGTCCTTGACTCCGATTCTAAGCCTTTGCCCCATGTTCAGAGATGGGGCAACAGAACTGCCAGAGGCCCTGAGGGGGAAATCAGGTATATGAGAATCACAGGGAGGAGGGCTGGCCTGCCCCCTGACAGCTGCTGCTAGGACTCTCCAAGAGGCTGAAAAGTCATGGGTCAGCCTGGGGCTAATGCTAATGGAGAGACAGAAGGAACAGCCTGGCACCATGAATGAATGTCAGGAATCCTTCCTCTTGGAAGGAACCTGTCTcaccctgccaggcacctctgcacACCTGACCCCATGACATCCTCCACCCTCTTGTGCCTTTGGCCCACCCCTAACCCCCCAGGTGTCCTGCTCCCTGCTCTCCTCCTCTGCAGGGCTCATCACGAGCAGCCAGTCCGCTGCCTACGCCATCAGCAAGTTTGTGAGCGGGGTGCTTTCTGACCAGATGAGTGCTCGCTGGCTCTTCTCTTCTGGGCTCCTCCTGGTCGGCCTGGTCAACGTAGTCTTTTCCTGGAGCTCCACAGTGCCTGTCTTCGctgctctctggttcctcaatGGCCTGGCACAGGGGCTGGGCTGGCCCCCATGTGGCAAGGTTCTGCGGAAGGTGAGTGTCTGCTTCTGAGGAGCCGGTTCAGATTGGCAGAGAGGACCCCTAAAGACCACATGGGCGGGCTGGCACCTCCACCCCAGAGCAGGTTCCTCAGGAGTTTCAGCCCAGCTCGTTGCTTGTCAAGATATTTTAGGAGGCCGAACATGGTGGGATCAGGTGGCAGATGAGGGAATTGGCCTTGCCAAGTAGAAGcgccctctccctccttcctgtaATGTGAGCTCCTGGGTCTGTCCCACTTGACCCcaccttctgaatggactggggTCTGGGCACCTACTCTGTTCCTCTCTGCCCCACAGTGGTTTGAGCCATCTCAGTTCGGCACTTGGTGGGCCATCCTATCAACCAGCATGAACCTCGCTGGAGGGCTGGGCCCCATCCTGGCAACCATCCTTGCCCGGAGTTACAGCTGGCGCACCGCGCTGGCCCTGTCTGGGGCACTGTGTGTAGCCGTCtctttcctctgtctcctgctcaTCCGCAATGAACCTGCTGATGTTGGCCTCCAAAACCTGGACCCCATCCCCTCCAAGGGCAAGAAGGGTGAGTACCCACCGAAGCCAACCTCTGGGAACCTGTATCATTCACCTGGCAGACTCTCACTGAAGATGGCTGTATGCTTGGCCCTGTGCTAGCCAATGGATGTCAGGGGAGGGATGGTGATGGagtgggtgctgctgctgctaagtcgcttcagtcgtatccgactctgtgcgaccccatagactggacgatgcagcccaccaggctcccctgtccctgggattctccaggcaagaacactggagtgggttgccatttccttctccaatacatgaaagcgaaaagtgaaagtgaagtcgctcagtcgtgtccgactcttagtgacccatggactgcagcgcaccaggctcctctgtccatgagattttccaggcaggagtactggggaGTAAAACTCTATCCTGAGAGACAGCAGTACCAGCCAAGTGGCAGAGCCAACAAATGCTATGACTCATGTTATAGCCTGGTCCTTCCTGATAACAAAGCCAGTTCCTTGTGTGGACAGCATCCTAAGCTTAAGTGTCTTGGGTACCTCCTCCATCCTCACTGGTTCTCACACTCTCGTTCATTGGTTGAGACTTGCAGTGGAGGGGAGAGGGCAGAACGGTAGGTGAGGGGGTACCTTTGTGCTGATCCTTGTCTATGTGGATGGACTCTGTCCCTGTGGCTAGTTAATGAGTGGTGGGGGCTTGAGGGGGGCAGGGCAGCTGGAGCAGAGTCTGAGGCCtggcctcctcccaccccccaggctcctcgaAGGAGGAGAGTACCTTACAGGAGCTGCTGCTGACCCCTTACCTGTGGGTGCTCTCCACCGGCTACCTTGTGGTGTTTGGAGTAAAGACGTGCTGTACTGACTGGGGCCAGTTCTTCCTCATCCAGGAGAGAGGACAGTCTGCCCTCGTGGGTGAGATGAGTGTTGGGATGGGGCAGGCCTAGGGAGCAGGAGCCAGTGCAGTGGATGGGGAATTCAGGCCCAGTTCCCTTTATCCCCCCACCTCTGTCCTGAGGCCAGAGACTACTCAGGCAGCTGTAGTCAGTCACTCCTGGGGACCCTGTGCCTCTCTGGGTTTAAGCCAGTCTGGGACAACCCCAAGGTGTAACACCCTTCcacccttcctttccctcttcccactgCAACTCCTCACTGCAGGTAGCTCCTACATGAGTGCCCTGGAGGTTGGGGGCCTTGTAGGCAGCATCGCAGCTGGCTACCTGTCAGACCGGGCCATGGCCAAGGTGAGTGGGCAGAAGGGACAGGAAGGAGGAGGGTCCCTTTAAATCTTCCCAGCATGACTGGGACACCAGAAGTGGGAGCCCTGGGGCACATGCAGCTTGGCATGTGCTGGTTTAGGCTGGCTGAGGTGGGAATGTTTCCAGGATATTTCTTCTTCGTTAAGAATGTGGAGATGAAGCTAACTGATGTCAAGGAGAGCCAGCATTTCTCTCCACCTAGCTTCTCCACAGCCCCAGGAAAACTGGGTGCAGCCTGCCAGCCCATGTCCTCGAGCCTGCCCCAGGTGGAGGAAGGGATGTTGTGGAGTTTGGCCTCAGAACATAATAAGCAGGTCCCAGGGCCTCCCAGAGCTGCCCTGGGCCAAGAACTGCAGTGGGATTGCCAAAGACCAGTCAGCAGAGGCCTGCTGTGTCAGAGTCCAGGGGTGGGGGTTCTCTGCTGCTCCTGGGGCCTGACGTTGCCAGGACTGTGCCCACAGGCAGGGCTGTCCATCTACGGGAATCCCCGCCATGGCCTGCTGCTGTTCATGATGGCTGGCATGACGGCGTCCATGTACCTCTTCCGGGCCACTGTGACCAGTGACTCCCCCAAGGTAAATAAAGAGGGCCTGGCTCACAGCAGGGACAAGGATGAGAAAGCAAGGGCCACTGTCTCCCTCTCCCTGGCCTTTCTCGGACTGTCCTTTTCAGCTGTTCATACCTCAGTTCCCCTCTTCTGTGCTCTGGTGCCCCTCCTTGACTCTGGGCCTGGTTTCTTCTCCTCTCTGTGCTCCTCTAGGATATTGCTTTCTGGACTCCGGCTCTTCACCCTCTTGCTGAGCTCACAGGCTTTACAGAGAACGAGGTGCTCCATCTTTATCTCTGGTTTTCCTCTTGGTGTGTCTCACCTTTATCCTACCTCGCTCTGCCTCATCCCTAGCCAATCTGTCTTGCACAAATCTTGAGGGGACAGCATCTAACTCAAGAGGGATGCTTCTGTACCTCCCTCACCTACCCACACAGCCCCCCAGGTTGGTTCAGTGTGGCCCCTGCTCCTCCAGTCCTGTAGTCAGTTGTACTGGGAAGTGGTCTGTGTGTGGAAGCCACTCTCTCCTTGTTACAACTGTTTGATCCCGGGGCCAAACACTCTCTCCTGTGGCAGGGGCAGGTAGGTAGCAGTCTTTCTCAGACTCTAATTGCCACCCTGCGCTGCCCTTACAGCTCTGGATCCTGGTGTTGGGAGCTGTGTTTGGTTTCTCCTCTTATGGTCCCATTGCCTTATTTGGAGTTATAGCCAATGAGTGCGCCCCTCCCAACTTGTGTGGCACCTCCCATGCCATTGTGGGACTCATGGCCAATGGTAAGTGATACCCCCATTGATGCCTTGCACTCAGGCCAGCGAGGGGCTGGATTAAGCCTCTCTGGCTCCAGCCTCACAGTGACACGGGCTCTTCTCCTCCCTGACAGTGGGCGGCTTTCTGGCTGGGTTGCCCTTCAGCACCATTGCCAAACATTACAGTTGGAGCACAGCCTTCTGGGTGGCTGAGGTGATCTGTGCAGCCAGCACAGGTGCCTTCTTCCTTCTACGAAACATCCGCACCAAGATGGGCCGAGTGCCcaagaaggctgagtgaagaCAGCGCAGGCTCAGAGCATCCTGTCCTACTTGGGGCCTTTCCCCTCCGTGAGGGTagggaggaaaaggagggagggggccGTCTTGACTAACACCTTTGACTTTCCCTTTCTGCTCCTTTTTCCTTATCTACGTGGCACTAGAAGTTATCAGTAGTTAATGAGGTCCCAGCTCATCTCATCTCTATTTAAAGGACAACCTTTGTTCTTGGACTCCATTAGCTCCTATTTCCTGCCTTCAAATAGGAAGCCCTTGCACTTAGGGTGTCTCCTATacccttctccctctcctgaaCCCCATCCTATCTCCATCTCACCCTCCTCACCTGAGGTGAGGCATCTCCTGCCTGCAGCGGCTGGGCAGCCATGGCCCAAGACTTCTGCCAGAAGGCCTCAGCAGGGGGGCAACTGCTCCTGCCAATACTCTAGGGCCAAAGGGTCACTCTCACCAATACAAAGGGTACAATAGGTGGGAGGGTAGAAAGATTTGTTATAGAGAATTAAAACTAGATTTGATACTAACCTTGTCAGTGAATCATTCTTTCAAAAGGTGTAATACAAGCCAGAGATAGCTTTCCTTTGGGAAATAACCTGCATTCTCTACCCCACGAGAGACTTCATTCCCCTGGAATGGGAAAGCTGAAGGGTAAATGGACTCCTTTAAGCTCCTGCCTCTTCTGCCTTCAACTTCATACTGCAGAATTCAATGAACATTTTAGAGATGATGCTACTGGGTGTCAGGCAGTTTAAATAACTTGCTGGAAGGAGGCAACAGTATAGTCAGAAAGTCTAGGTTCAAGGTCTGCTGGTAACTAACTTTGAGACTTCAAAGCAGAGAGTTTGTACTTTCCTAAATCTCATCTGTAACACAAACAGGATGAACATCCTGAGCTAAGGGAGAGAATGCAGTGAGATAAAGCAGGAAAGCCTGGCTGTGAGCCCTTGATAAATGTTCCCTCATTGttttcattatcatcatcactaCACCACCCAGGAAGTCAGTGGCAATCCAAGGCTCCTGCTTCAAAGTCCCATGTTCGTTCATTCacttaatgaatatatatttgttttctactgGAACACACTATCTCAGCTTCCTTAAATTCCCTTATCATTCCTGTTCCCCCTTCTGAGGCTTTCTCCCCCAAACCATCAATTAGGATAGCAAACACTGAACTCAAAGGAATGTTTATTACAACATTTATGGGTCTACCTCCTATAAATAATTTGTATAGAGTTGGGAAGTAGGACCATAATAGATAtaggaggaaagagagaatggTATTAAGGCTCGGGATCAGAACACGTCATCAGGCTCAGCATCCTCCCATTTTCAAGTGCAATAACAATGCTGCCGGGATCTCCATCAAAGTGGAAACTGCAGGATTCCTGCTGTAGGATCTCTTAAGAATTTGGTGGGGTCCACTGCAGGTTGAGCCTAAGACCCAGGTCCAAAGGTTCCAGCCTTCTCTGCCACCTCCAAGGCTAACTTCAGGTTCTGGTCAAACAGTTCACACCTAGGCCAGGCCCAGGAGGCACAAGTAAGGACAAGGTGTTAGGCCTGGCTCTCTCCCCACCGTGAGTACAGAGGCAGAGCCAGTGGAAACTCCGCTTGAAGGCCATGAACCTCAGGGGAATTCCTTGCTTTCTCGAAGAATAAGTAAGTGAAAGGCtagttacttttgttttatttttaaacaattctaTTACACTTCAGAATGACATTGGGGAAGAAAATACAGGGAGAGGAAACAAGGAGGCTTGACTAGAATCTACAGACTGGGACCGCTTACCTGATGGGCATTTCCAGGGAGTAAAATGGATTCTTCAGAGCAAAATCTGAATAAATCTCATAAATTTTTCGGAGAAGAGAATCTATCCCAGCCTGCCTAGGATCCGCCAGCACCACAAACTTTATCCCTGGAGAGGGACCGGGAATGATTACCAAAGAGTAGAGAATCAGCAAATAATATTGTCCTGTTTGTACAGTACTTTATATGGTCATTTTTACTTTATCCTTATTGCCTCATAAAGCATGAAAAGCAAGACTTTGAATCTACAGGTGACAGCAGAGAAGTGAGATGACTTTATAGCACCACCCagctgactgagtgactaggcttTGGGTTCTAGCTCTGGCCTGGGTGCCCCTCAGCAGAAAGCGCCAGGCAGGGAACAAACTCAGGCAgttttcagtgctctgccttcacGAAGTGAGGACATGCCACTCAGGATCCAAAGGCCATTTTCAACTGGCATTCCAGTGTCATTTTGGAACAACACTTACACCTTCCAAAATGTGTGCAACATGAGAGAACACTAAGGTGAGTTTATCTGCACACAGGATGACGAGGGCTGAACATGGA
This portion of the Capra hircus breed San Clemente chromosome 15, ASM170441v1, whole genome shotgun sequence genome encodes:
- the TRAPPC4 gene encoding trafficking protein particle complex subunit 4 isoform X2; its protein translation is MASIRPMGKRCSSTWATLLTTLCPFDSAGLASPPMRSSCWLRCSTRIKFVVLADPRQAGIDSLLRKIYEIYSDFALKNPFYSLEMPIRCELFDQNLKLALEVAEKAGTFGPGS
- the SLC37A4 gene encoding glucose-6-phosphate exchanger SLC37A4 isoform X1 translates to MAARGYGYYRTVIFSAMFGGYSLYYFNRKTFSFVMPSLVEEIPLDKDDLGLITSSQSAAYAISKFVSGVLSDQMSARWLFSSGLLLVGLVNVVFSWSSTVPVFAALWFLNGLAQGLGWPPCGKVLRKWFEPSQFGTWWAILSTSMNLAGGLGPILATILARSYSWRTALALSGALCVAVSFLCLLLIRNEPADVGLQNLDPIPSKGKKGSSKEESTLQELLLTPYLWVLSTGYLVVFGVKTCCTDWGQFFLIQERGQSALVGSSYMSALEVGGLVGSIAAGYLSDRAMAKAGLSIYGNPRHGLLLFMMAGMTASMYLFRATVTSDSPKDIAFWTPALHPLAELTGFTENELWILVLGAVFGFSSYGPIALFGVIANECAPPNLCGTSHAIVGLMANVGGFLAGLPFSTIAKHYSWSTAFWVAEVICAASTGAFFLLRNIRTKMGRVPKKAE
- the SLC37A4 gene encoding glucose-6-phosphate exchanger SLC37A4 isoform X2 — protein: MAARGYGYYRTVIFSAMFGGYSLYYFNRKTFSFVMPSLVEEIPLDKDDLGLITSSQSAAYAISKFVSGVLSDQMSARWLFSSGLLLVGLVNVVFSWSSTVPVFAALWFLNGLAQGLGWPPCGKVLRKWFEPSQFGTWWAILSTSMNLAGGLGPILATILARSYSWRTALALSGALCVAVSFLCLLLIRNEPADVGLQNLDPIPSKGKKGSSKEESTLQELLLTPYLWVLSTGYLVVFGVKTCCTDWGQFFLIQERGQSALVGSSYMSALEVGGLVGSIAAGYLSDRAMAKAGLSIYGNPRHGLLLFMMAGMTASMYLFRATVTSDSPKLWILVLGAVFGFSSYGPIALFGVIANECAPPNLCGTSHAIVGLMANVGGFLAGLPFSTIAKHYSWSTAFWVAEVICAASTGAFFLLRNIRTKMGRVPKKAE